A portion of the Acidihalobacter yilgarnensis genome contains these proteins:
- a CDS encoding cytochrome b/b6 domain-containing protein gives MSFASKWSQPIRWLHLGLFLTITAQLFLSLVMAGPDDKHQSFLEHSTLITHEYVGLVAATIILAHWLYLALAERITFEHLFPWSAAGIRSVISEVSGLLRGRLPDDNEQAGLAGFIHGLGLLLATAMGFTGTVMYFLLQAGQMESTRYGIAVYIHGTLANVMWAYWIGHGLMAIMHQLLGHDTLRGIFRLGR, from the coding sequence ATGAGCTTTGCATCGAAATGGAGTCAGCCCATACGCTGGCTACACTTGGGCCTGTTCCTCACGATTACCGCCCAGCTGTTCCTGAGCCTGGTCATGGCCGGCCCCGACGACAAGCATCAGAGCTTCCTCGAACACAGCACCCTGATCACACACGAATACGTCGGTCTGGTCGCAGCGACGATCATTCTCGCGCACTGGCTATATCTGGCACTGGCCGAGCGCATCACCTTCGAGCACCTGTTCCCCTGGTCCGCCGCCGGCATCCGCAGCGTGATCTCCGAGGTCAGCGGTCTGCTGCGCGGACGCTTACCCGACGACAACGAGCAGGCCGGCCTCGCCGGCTTCATCCATGGCCTAGGCCTCTTGCTCGCTACCGCCATGGGCTTCACCGGCACCGTCATGTATTTCCTGTTGCAGGCCGGCCAGATGGAGAGTACCCGCTATGGCATCGCGGTCTATATCCACGGCACGCTCGCCAACGTCATGTGGGCCTACTGGATCGGCCACGGGCTGATGGCCATCATGCATCAGCTCCTCGGCCACGACACCCTGCGCGGCATCTTCCGCCTGGGCCGCTGA
- a CDS encoding efflux RND transporter periplasmic adaptor subunit, which translates to MAGLALCGSLGLGVVRADTPPDTQPTPSVLIETGQVRNQSVGEYLTVYGQVVPDPERVIGVSAAHGGQVTQLRVGLGQQVTAGQILLQLATDPTARLAYEQARAQVAYAHKNLAQVKALFAEQLATRAELAKAEQQLTNARNALQAQRRLGANHAEQIIRAPQDAIVTQLNVAAGDRVQAGAALLALGARHRLWIKLGIEPEDVARLHPGMMVALQPVFGTKAPFRATLSQVHAVINPATHLVDAIAPLSGNITHGLIPGMWMRGHITLVRHPALTVPQSAVLHDAHGAYLFAVTAEHRARRIDVTTGLTQDGRIAVQGRGLHAGQTIVTVGNYELDNGMSVRLAPGRP; encoded by the coding sequence ATGGCCGGTCTCGCGCTGTGTGGGTCGCTGGGCCTTGGCGTCGTCCGCGCAGACACTCCTCCCGATACCCAACCAACGCCGAGCGTGCTGATTGAAACCGGGCAGGTACGCAACCAGTCAGTGGGCGAATACCTCACCGTCTACGGCCAAGTCGTCCCCGACCCCGAGCGTGTGATCGGGGTCAGCGCAGCGCATGGCGGACAAGTCACCCAGCTGCGCGTGGGCCTCGGTCAGCAGGTCACCGCCGGGCAAATCCTGCTCCAGCTGGCCACCGATCCAACCGCGCGTCTGGCCTACGAGCAGGCGCGGGCACAGGTCGCCTATGCACACAAAAATTTGGCCCAGGTCAAGGCGCTGTTCGCCGAACAGCTGGCCACGCGCGCCGAGCTGGCCAAGGCCGAACAACAACTCACCAATGCACGCAACGCCCTGCAGGCCCAACGCAGGCTGGGCGCTAACCATGCTGAACAAATCATCCGCGCCCCGCAGGATGCGATTGTCACCCAACTCAATGTCGCCGCCGGCGACCGCGTCCAGGCCGGCGCCGCCTTGCTCGCGCTGGGCGCGCGTCACCGCCTCTGGATCAAACTCGGCATTGAGCCGGAGGATGTCGCCCGACTGCACCCGGGCATGATGGTTGCCCTGCAGCCCGTCTTCGGCACAAAAGCGCCCTTCCGGGCAACGCTGAGCCAAGTACACGCCGTCATCAATCCGGCCACTCATCTGGTCGACGCCATCGCGCCACTCTCGGGCAACATTACTCACGGGTTGATCCCTGGCATGTGGATGCGCGGGCATATCACGCTCGTACGTCATCCAGCCCTGACCGTACCGCAATCGGCCGTATTGCATGACGCCCACGGCGCCTACCTGTTTGCGGTCACGGCCGAACATCGCGCCCGGCGTATCGACGTTACCACGGGCCTGACCCAGGACGGACGCATCGCCGTGCAAGGGCGCGGACTGCACGCAGGTCAGACGATCGTTACCGTTGGCAATTACGAACTCGATAACGGCATGTCCGTACGCCTCGCGCCCGGCCGGCCATGA
- a CDS encoding glutathione S-transferase family protein: MRLYDLEVSGNCHKIRLMLGLLSLDYTLQSLQREDTTTEAFLALSPRGQVPVLEDEGEAVWDSMAILVYLARRYGAAEWLPTEPLPMARVMQWLAVSENEILYGIARARAVLKLGRPFDLSACQHMGRQALDIMETHLTDREWLASEGHPTIADVACYPYVALAPEAGLPLASYPSIRAWLGRLQALPGYVGMAGIEA, encoded by the coding sequence ATGCGACTTTACGACCTAGAAGTATCCGGCAACTGTCACAAGATCCGTCTGATGCTCGGGCTGCTGTCCCTCGACTACACCTTGCAATCGCTGCAGCGCGAAGACACCACCACCGAGGCCTTCCTCGCCCTCAGCCCGCGCGGGCAAGTCCCCGTGCTGGAAGACGAAGGCGAAGCCGTATGGGATTCGATGGCCATACTCGTCTATCTGGCCCGCCGCTACGGCGCCGCCGAATGGCTGCCGACCGAACCATTGCCCATGGCCCGAGTGATGCAGTGGCTGGCCGTCTCGGAAAACGAAATTCTCTACGGCATCGCACGCGCGCGCGCCGTGCTCAAGCTCGGTCGTCCATTTGACTTGTCCGCCTGCCAGCACATGGGGCGACAGGCGCTGGATATCATGGAAACGCACCTCACCGACCGCGAATGGCTCGCCTCCGAGGGACATCCCACCATTGCCGACGTCGCCTGCTATCCCTATGTTGCGCTCGCGCCCGAAGCTGGCCTACCGCTAGCCTCCTACCCTTCGATCCGGGCTTGGCTCGGACGTCTCCAGGCGCTGCCAGGTTACGTCGGCATGGCCGGTATCGAAGCGTAA
- the mdoH gene encoding glucans biosynthesis glucosyltransferase MdoH has product MNETPAHAYPWARAALWRRALLALLVLIPSVVASEFMVGILPHPGFAVIDDALAVVFGLLFGWVSIGLWTSVFGTLVLLFGSRRWIVLAPPEVEASPGGARTAIIMPAYREQPERVVAGLEAMYRSLRTINRIDDFDFFLLSDSDDPDAWVDEEVAWVRLRQRLGSAARIFYRRRRNNIKRKSGNVADFCRRWGAHYDFMVVLDADSLMSGDTLASLADAMHANPGVGLIQTVPSTVHQNTLFGRLQQFANRLYGPVFSAGMHFWQLGEGHYWGHNAIIRIEPFMRHCALPRLPGKGMLGGDILSHDFVEAALMRRAGWSVWLAHDLDGSFEEAPPTLLDELKRDRRWAQGNLQHMRLLFASGLKPTHRAVFLNGIMAYMSSLLWFVFLLLSSLEAMLHALIPPDYFPDKHVLFPVWPVWHPHWAMTLASFTLAVLFLPKVLAVLLALVRGRAGEFGGVFRLIASALVESLFSVVLAPVRMLFHTLFVLAIFLGRQVRWGMQTRGDASTGWRDALRHHAPGTLLGVGWATAVYLLNPGYFWWLIPVMGAWVIAIPVSVWTSRVETGTALRRVGLLLTPEEVAPPLLLNEFHTIQRNLASEVRGSSSGFIAAVVDPGVNALHCALLRDRAGSISEEVAMSRRRLMLDALKQGPEALDRRERMMLLADGEALTELHWAVWSLREELARRWRPVITEEAG; this is encoded by the coding sequence ATGAACGAGACGCCCGCACACGCGTATCCCTGGGCGCGAGCCGCACTGTGGCGGCGCGCGTTGTTGGCGCTGTTGGTATTGATTCCCAGTGTCGTAGCCAGCGAATTTATGGTGGGGATTCTGCCGCATCCGGGTTTCGCCGTAATCGACGATGCCTTGGCGGTCGTGTTTGGTCTGTTGTTCGGATGGGTATCGATCGGCTTGTGGACATCGGTCTTCGGCACGTTGGTGTTGCTGTTCGGTTCGCGGCGCTGGATCGTGCTCGCTCCCCCGGAGGTGGAAGCCTCGCCCGGTGGCGCACGGACCGCGATCATCATGCCTGCTTATCGTGAGCAACCCGAGCGGGTCGTGGCTGGGCTGGAGGCGATGTACCGCTCGCTGCGTACCATCAACCGGATTGACGATTTCGACTTCTTCCTGCTGAGCGACAGTGACGACCCCGATGCCTGGGTTGACGAGGAGGTTGCTTGGGTGCGGCTGCGACAGCGCCTGGGTAGCGCGGCGCGTATTTTCTATCGTCGACGTCGCAATAACATCAAGCGCAAGAGTGGCAATGTTGCCGATTTTTGCCGACGCTGGGGCGCACACTACGATTTCATGGTGGTGCTCGATGCCGACAGCCTGATGAGTGGCGATACGCTGGCGAGTCTGGCCGACGCGATGCACGCCAATCCCGGTGTGGGATTGATCCAGACCGTCCCTTCAACCGTGCATCAGAACACCCTGTTCGGGCGATTGCAGCAATTCGCCAATCGCCTCTATGGGCCGGTCTTTTCCGCCGGCATGCACTTTTGGCAGCTGGGCGAAGGCCATTACTGGGGGCATAACGCGATTATCCGTATCGAACCCTTCATGCGTCACTGCGCCCTACCACGGTTGCCCGGCAAAGGTATGCTCGGCGGCGATATTCTCAGTCACGACTTTGTCGAGGCTGCGTTAATGCGTCGGGCCGGATGGAGCGTGTGGCTGGCGCACGATCTTGACGGCAGCTTCGAGGAGGCGCCGCCGACCCTGCTGGACGAACTCAAGCGGGATCGGCGCTGGGCACAGGGCAATCTGCAACACATGCGGCTGCTGTTCGCCAGCGGGTTGAAGCCCACGCACCGCGCCGTATTCCTCAACGGCATCATGGCTTATATGTCCTCCCTGCTATGGTTCGTCTTCCTGCTGCTTTCAAGTCTGGAGGCCATGCTGCACGCCCTGATTCCACCGGACTATTTCCCGGATAAACATGTGTTGTTTCCCGTCTGGCCGGTATGGCATCCGCACTGGGCGATGACTCTCGCCAGCTTCACCCTCGCCGTCCTGTTTCTACCCAAGGTACTGGCGGTGTTGCTGGCGCTTGTGCGTGGACGTGCGGGCGAATTCGGCGGTGTTTTTCGTCTGATCGCGAGCGCGTTGGTCGAGAGCCTGTTCTCGGTGGTGCTCGCACCGGTCAGAATGCTGTTTCACACGCTATTTGTGCTTGCGATTTTCCTTGGCCGCCAAGTGCGCTGGGGTATGCAGACGCGCGGCGACGCGAGTACCGGCTGGCGCGACGCGTTACGTCACCATGCCCCCGGAACACTGCTGGGTGTGGGTTGGGCAACGGCGGTTTATCTGCTTAATCCCGGATATTTCTGGTGGCTCATCCCGGTGATGGGTGCCTGGGTGATCGCGATTCCGGTTTCCGTATGGACCAGTCGGGTCGAGACCGGAACGGCACTGCGCCGAGTCGGTTTGCTGCTAACGCCGGAAGAGGTTGCTCCACCGCTGCTACTGAACGAGTTCCACACGATTCAGAGAAATCTGGCGAGCGAGGTGCGCGGGTCGAGTAGCGGATTTATTGCTGCCGTCGTCGACCCAGGCGTGAATGCCTTGCACTGCGCACTCCTGCGCGATCGCGCAGGCAGCATCAGCGAGGAGGTCGCCATGAGCCGGCGCAGGCTTATGCTCGATGCGCTCAAGCAAGGCCCAGAGGCATTGGATCGACGGGAGCGCATGATGCTCCTGGCTGATGGCGAGGCATTGACAGAATTGCACTGGGCCGTCTGGTCCCTGCGCGAAGAGCTGGCACGACGCTGGCGCCCGGTAATCACTGAGGAGGCAGGATGA
- a CDS encoding response regulator transcription factor has product MRVLVIEDDREAAAYLALGLRESGYEVDLVADGAEGLTRAVSGEHEVLVVDRMLPGLDGLSLISALRAAGRTTPVLILSALGEVDDRVTGLKAGGDDYLAKPYAFSELLARLEALQRRGRADQSIEDRLEVADLVLDRARHRVTRAGQAIHLQPREFRLLEYLMRHAGHVVTRTMLLEHVWDYHFDPQTNVIDVHVSRLRAKMDRDFTSPLLHTVRGAGYRLGPVE; this is encoded by the coding sequence ATGCGTGTACTCGTAATTGAGGATGACCGAGAGGCCGCCGCCTATCTCGCGCTAGGATTGCGGGAAAGCGGCTACGAAGTGGACCTTGTTGCCGATGGCGCCGAGGGACTGACGCGTGCGGTTTCCGGCGAGCATGAGGTGCTTGTGGTCGACCGCATGTTGCCCGGACTTGACGGGCTTTCCCTGATCTCGGCGCTGCGTGCGGCTGGCCGTACCACGCCGGTGCTGATCCTCTCGGCGTTGGGCGAGGTCGATGATCGTGTGACCGGTCTCAAGGCGGGTGGCGACGACTACCTCGCCAAACCTTATGCTTTTTCCGAGCTGCTTGCGCGCCTGGAGGCGCTGCAGCGCCGCGGACGGGCCGACCAGTCCATCGAGGACCGGTTGGAGGTGGCCGATCTGGTGCTCGACCGTGCCCGACATCGCGTGACACGCGCAGGTCAGGCAATTCATTTGCAACCTCGGGAGTTCAGATTACTCGAATACCTGATGCGTCATGCCGGGCATGTGGTGACGCGCACCATGTTGCTGGAGCACGTATGGGACTATCATTTCGATCCGCAGACCAATGTCATCGACGTGCACGTGTCCCGCCTTCGAGCCAAAATGGATCGTGATTTCACGTCGCCCCTGCTCCACACCGTGAGGGGAGCCGGTTATCGACTCGGCCCCGTCGAATAG
- a CDS encoding glucan biosynthesis protein gives MRHDEYQVKGDAAVRVGAWALALASSLLLGGCATQQAVERASADAHQALSRSEVANHQVAAERQAREALAANLDARLKSLSDGQTQLRRRLASTDARLAADEARYRHQIAQIKAMPSLPSVVSQATATGPANDFMAVLVKRVREGAAHPYKPLPTVSSTLTGLDFPAYERLRFNGSVPGWPNTALLKPNFYPAGYLFHHPVSVYLLENGKPVELNFPKTDFNFDAAIAKQLSGPVPLAGFSLYYPFKPGAGVNEFLSFLGASYFRALGEGQAWGLSARGLAVDTAVPHHAEEFPYFRAFWIVQPKPGASTLSFYAELDSPSFTGAYHFVVHPGVETTVDVDMVLFARKPVKRLGIAPLTSMYLQGRDGGPRFDPLVRAAHDSDGLSIETAEGHWLWIPLRDPKRLVVDEMPFDGIKGFGLMQRARAYADYQAWGMEYQKRPSAWVTPTGGDWGKGRVVLVELPTRTQTNDNITAFWEPATQPKPGQAMKLSYRIAWQGDKQTLPPLGHVASTRYASIDGGQETYVINFRGGDLNNLPTWVHLEPSVSIDGPATLVKAWVAKNAVTGDWRLEFTLKPKGDAPVRVHAQLVYDKRPLTETWVAELPRD, from the coding sequence ATGAGGCACGACGAGTATCAGGTGAAGGGTGACGCGGCCGTGCGTGTCGGCGCTTGGGCATTGGCGCTTGCCAGTAGTCTGTTGTTGGGCGGATGTGCGACCCAGCAGGCGGTGGAGCGCGCTTCGGCGGATGCACATCAGGCCCTGTCCCGCAGTGAGGTGGCCAATCATCAGGTTGCCGCAGAAAGGCAGGCACGCGAGGCACTGGCGGCGAATCTAGACGCACGCCTCAAGTCACTGAGCGACGGGCAGACGCAACTACGCCGACGGTTGGCGTCAACCGACGCGCGATTGGCGGCCGACGAGGCGCGTTACCGGCACCAAATCGCGCAGATCAAGGCCATGCCCAGCTTGCCCTCCGTCGTTTCACAGGCCACGGCAACGGGCCCGGCCAACGATTTCATGGCCGTATTGGTCAAGCGTGTACGCGAGGGCGCGGCGCATCCCTACAAGCCCTTGCCGACGGTCTCGTCGACATTGACCGGACTGGATTTCCCTGCTTATGAGCGCCTGCGTTTCAATGGCAGTGTGCCGGGTTGGCCAAATACCGCGCTGCTAAAGCCGAATTTCTACCCGGCAGGTTATCTCTTTCACCACCCGGTGAGCGTCTACCTGCTCGAAAACGGCAAGCCCGTGGAACTGAATTTTCCGAAGACCGATTTCAATTTCGACGCGGCCATCGCCAAGCAGTTATCCGGGCCGGTACCGCTGGCCGGCTTTAGTCTCTATTACCCGTTCAAGCCGGGTGCCGGCGTGAACGAGTTCCTGTCCTTCCTGGGTGCCAGCTATTTCCGCGCATTGGGTGAGGGGCAAGCCTGGGGCTTGTCCGCGCGCGGGTTGGCGGTGGATACGGCCGTACCGCACCACGCCGAAGAATTCCCGTATTTCCGCGCCTTTTGGATTGTGCAGCCCAAACCGGGTGCGAGCACGCTGAGTTTCTACGCGGAGCTCGACAGCCCGAGCTTCACCGGCGCGTATCACTTCGTGGTACATCCGGGCGTGGAGACCACCGTGGACGTGGACATGGTGTTGTTCGCGCGCAAGCCGGTAAAGCGCTTGGGTATTGCGCCGCTGACCAGCATGTATCTGCAGGGGCGTGATGGCGGACCGCGTTTCGATCCGTTGGTGCGGGCGGCGCACGACTCTGATGGTCTATCCATCGAAACCGCCGAGGGACATTGGTTGTGGATACCCCTGCGCGATCCAAAGCGTCTGGTCGTTGATGAGATGCCCTTCGATGGCATCAAGGGATTTGGGTTGATGCAGCGCGCGCGCGCATATGCCGATTACCAAGCCTGGGGCATGGAATACCAGAAGCGCCCGAGTGCCTGGGTCACCCCAACCGGGGGTGACTGGGGCAAGGGCCGCGTCGTCCTGGTGGAGCTGCCCACGCGTACCCAGACCAATGACAACATTACCGCTTTCTGGGAGCCTGCGACGCAACCGAAACCCGGTCAGGCGATGAAGTTGAGCTATCGCATTGCTTGGCAGGGGGATAAACAGACTTTGCCGCCGCTGGGCCATGTGGCCAGCACGCGTTATGCCTCGATTGACGGCGGCCAGGAGACCTACGTGATCAACTTCCGTGGTGGCGATCTCAATAATCTGCCCACGTGGGTCCATTTGGAGCCTTCCGTCAGCATCGATGGGCCTGCCACGCTGGTCAAGGCTTGGGTGGCGAAAAACGCCGTGACCGGCGATTGGCGCCTGGAGTTCACGCTTAAACCCAAGGGCGATGCCCCGGTACGTGTGCATGCGCAACTGGTCTACGATAAGCGTCCCCTGACCGAAACTTGGGTTGCCGAGCTGCCCCGCGACTGA
- a CDS encoding class I SAM-dependent methyltransferase, whose product MIQSRGFWHFAREFISHPRQMGALFPSSRALAKRMAGQVPEGEGIVVELGPGLGSVTAALLARGIPAENIWAIEYSPRLALQLRQRFPGVHVIEGDASHLSQLIGPHPERIRAIVSSLPLRSLPKPTVQAIFAELRKVAEPSTVFVQFTYHFRSACSHLPLAFVPCHRSFVPLNIPPARVDAYCYHE is encoded by the coding sequence ATGATCCAAAGCCGAGGGTTCTGGCATTTCGCACGCGAATTCATCTCTCATCCAAGACAGATGGGCGCGCTGTTCCCCAGCTCACGTGCGCTGGCCAAACGTATGGCGGGTCAAGTACCCGAAGGCGAAGGCATCGTGGTCGAACTCGGGCCGGGACTGGGCTCCGTGACCGCAGCGCTCCTGGCCCGCGGTATTCCCGCGGAGAATATCTGGGCGATTGAATATTCCCCTCGCCTCGCCCTGCAACTGCGGCAGCGGTTTCCCGGCGTGCATGTGATCGAGGGCGATGCCAGCCACCTCTCGCAATTGATCGGGCCGCATCCAGAGCGCATCCGCGCCATCGTCTCCAGTCTGCCATTGCGCAGCCTGCCCAAACCGACGGTACAGGCCATCTTCGCCGAGTTGCGCAAGGTCGCCGAACCCAGCACCGTATTCGTTCAGTTCACCTATCACTTCCGCAGCGCCTGCTCCCATCTGCCGCTGGCCTTCGTCCCCTGCCACCGCAGCTTCGTTCCGCTTAATATCCCGCCGGCGCGCGTGGATGCATACTGCTACCACGAATGA
- a CDS encoding sensor histidine kinase, with protein MRGARGIDGVAPLRRLQRRYALFQTTAFRLSLFYALLYSLLTAVTLGVIYWSTTRYITAQVDAALIMERDGLIHEYHKGGLSALATTVNRRARDDVSGGHFWLILGAGDQRLAGNFLFWPSGLDGGHGFGYINLDNLSIPKDQRADDDDVDVRTLTTPLKQGARLLIGQALSSEEQLADHTFASIAWGVGVVALMSLLGGVLMGRNVLRRLESVSEAAGEIMAGRLSQRIPVAGRGDEFDELAERLNAMLSRIDQLVCGMREVTDNVAHDLRSPLTRLRNRLEVALLEAREATEYREVIEGAVADLEGIIQTFNALLSIAQAEAGMRRKDFSPVDLDALAADLGELYGALAEEAGLQLDFDRVAGACVSGHRDLIAQAVGNLLDNAIKYTPTGGHVRLALSREPGRVRLTVSDSGPGIPDAEHARVMQRFVRLDTARSTPGNGLGLALVKAVAQLHSATVSLGDAQPGLSVTLDFPAL; from the coding sequence ATGCGTGGCGCGCGTGGCATTGACGGCGTGGCCCCGTTGCGAAGGTTGCAGAGACGCTATGCGCTGTTTCAGACCACGGCCTTCCGTCTGTCGCTGTTCTATGCGCTGCTGTACAGCTTGTTGACCGCGGTGACGTTGGGGGTGATCTATTGGTCGACCACGCGTTATATCACCGCTCAGGTGGATGCGGCGCTGATCATGGAGCGTGACGGGCTGATTCATGAGTACCATAAAGGCGGGCTGTCAGCATTGGCGACAACGGTAAACCGACGCGCTCGCGACGACGTCAGCGGTGGGCATTTCTGGTTGATACTCGGCGCAGGCGATCAACGGCTGGCCGGCAATTTCCTGTTCTGGCCGTCAGGGCTCGACGGGGGACACGGCTTCGGTTACATCAATCTCGACAACCTGAGTATCCCGAAGGATCAGCGCGCCGACGACGACGATGTGGACGTTCGGACCTTGACGACGCCACTCAAACAGGGCGCGAGACTACTGATCGGACAGGCACTTAGCAGCGAGGAACAACTGGCCGATCATACCTTCGCCTCGATCGCCTGGGGGGTCGGCGTGGTTGCGTTGATGTCGTTGCTGGGCGGTGTGTTGATGGGGCGGAATGTCTTGCGCCGACTGGAATCCGTGAGCGAAGCTGCCGGCGAAATCATGGCGGGGCGTCTGTCGCAGCGTATACCGGTTGCTGGCCGGGGCGACGAGTTCGACGAGTTGGCCGAGCGGCTCAACGCCATGCTCAGTCGTATCGACCAACTCGTTTGTGGCATGCGCGAGGTCACCGACAACGTCGCGCACGACCTGCGCAGCCCATTGACGCGCCTGCGCAACCGGCTTGAGGTGGCGCTGCTGGAGGCGCGGGAGGCGACCGAATATCGTGAGGTGATCGAGGGTGCGGTGGCGGATCTGGAGGGCATCATCCAGACCTTCAATGCCCTGCTGAGTATCGCCCAGGCAGAAGCGGGCATGCGGCGTAAGGATTTCTCGCCGGTGGACCTTGACGCATTGGCTGCCGATCTTGGCGAACTCTACGGCGCGTTGGCCGAAGAAGCGGGACTGCAACTTGATTTCGACCGGGTAGCCGGAGCCTGCGTCAGCGGGCATCGGGATCTGATCGCCCAGGCCGTCGGTAATCTGTTGGACAATGCAATCAAGTACACACCGACCGGTGGTCACGTGCGTTTGGCATTGAGCCGCGAACCGGGGCGGGTGCGCTTGACCGTCAGCGATAGCGGGCCGGGGATACCGGATGCGGAGCATGCGCGGGTGATGCAGCGTTTTGTCCGTCTGGATACCGCACGCAGCACACCCGGGAACGGTTTGGGCCTCGCACTGGTCAAGGCCGTGGCGCAGCTGCACAGTGCCACGGTGAGCCTGGGTGATGCGCAACCGGGGCTGAGCGTGACGCTCGATTTCCCCGCGCTCTGA
- a CDS encoding TolC family protein, whose product MSRLTFMGTRALPAMVAALLLGGCASYHPAPLPTHPDLATAPTDAAGRPLTRLNLAQTARHAVVGDPTLRAARMKAGISAAALYNAGLIPDPSLGYSFDRVTSTGPGLVNAYSGGLSEDLKWLVTRGAHVDAARAAHLQQILEIAWQSWQVSQRAQQLYVRLWSLQQQANLLMRNRMLDRERQHRVERALKRGDVTLDTAAADLVTLTNTESQLAQVRESVITTRSALNSLLGLRAGATWHLQVPHPAPAPSPQAVNAALRTLPRHRPDLLALQAGYRSADDRYRAAILGQFPALNVGITRASDTSGIKTAGIGITLSLPFFNGNRGQIAIAHATRRLLRAQYQARLDMAASQARTLSEQLRTVSATQQTLADRLPELRRLAANASRAFAAGNLGGASYIAIQSSLIARELEAIRLDQQHLEGEIALNTLLGHLPAGAAPLKRTPQ is encoded by the coding sequence ATGTCGCGGCTCACGTTCATGGGCACGCGCGCACTGCCGGCGATGGTCGCGGCCTTGCTGCTGGGCGGCTGCGCGAGCTACCACCCGGCCCCGCTGCCAACACACCCCGATCTGGCCACCGCCCCGACCGACGCCGCCGGCCGGCCGCTGACCCGTCTCAATCTTGCACAGACCGCACGACACGCAGTCGTCGGCGATCCCACCTTGCGGGCGGCGCGCATGAAGGCCGGCATCAGCGCCGCGGCACTCTACAACGCGGGACTGATTCCTGACCCCAGCCTAGGCTACAGCTTTGATCGGGTGACCTCGACCGGCCCTGGCCTGGTCAACGCCTACAGCGGCGGGCTATCCGAAGACCTCAAATGGTTGGTTACCCGCGGCGCCCACGTGGATGCAGCCCGTGCCGCGCACTTGCAACAAATACTGGAAATCGCCTGGCAATCCTGGCAGGTCAGTCAGCGGGCGCAGCAGCTCTATGTCCGGCTCTGGTCGTTGCAGCAACAGGCAAATCTACTGATGCGTAATCGGATGCTCGACCGCGAACGCCAACATCGCGTGGAGCGAGCGCTCAAGCGTGGCGACGTCACCCTGGATACCGCCGCCGCCGACCTGGTGACGCTGACCAATACCGAATCGCAACTCGCTCAAGTACGCGAATCCGTAATCACCACGCGCAGCGCGCTCAATAGCCTGCTGGGCCTGCGCGCCGGTGCCACCTGGCACCTCCAAGTCCCACACCCCGCACCTGCCCCGTCTCCGCAAGCGGTCAACGCCGCGCTACGCACGCTTCCGCGGCACCGCCCCGACCTACTCGCGCTGCAGGCTGGCTACCGCAGTGCGGACGACCGCTATCGGGCCGCCATTTTGGGCCAGTTTCCCGCGCTCAATGTCGGCATCACCCGCGCCTCCGACACCTCCGGCATCAAGACCGCTGGTATCGGCATCACGCTCAGTCTGCCGTTCTTCAATGGCAACCGTGGACAGATTGCCATCGCCCACGCCACGCGCCGACTACTCCGCGCCCAGTATCAGGCACGCCTCGACATGGCCGCGAGCCAGGCGCGGACCCTGTCCGAACAACTGCGCACCGTCTCCGCCACGCAGCAAACCCTTGCGGATCGTCTGCCCGAGCTGCGGCGGCTAGCGGCGAATGCCAGCCGTGCCTTCGCCGCCGGCAACCTCGGCGGCGCAAGTTATATCGCCATTCAATCCAGTCTGATCGCCCGCGAACTGGAAGCCATCCGACTGGATCAACAGCACCTGGAAGGCGAGATCGCGCTGAACACCTTGCTCGGACACCTCCCCGCCGGCGCGGCACCACTCAAACGTACGCCACAATGA